gttttttttttatcaaatatgATTCATCTTTCCAATCTCTAAATCAAGGTCATAGCTACTCATCCCATTCATGCCATACAAAATAGATTTTTGCTGTAGCAACATTCCATTTCCAATTCATATGTCCTCGTTCTGGCATGTGTTATTGCAGTGCCAGGGCATTGGTAATTGCCTTCATtatcagaatcacctagggagCTTTTTGAACTACACCTACCCAGAGACTCCAATACACAATTTGGTGGAAGGATCAAGgcctgttttttcccttttcttttttaaagtttactggATGTGGAatcattttctctaaaatgtacTAAAACAATCTTataagagaggaaaataaatcagGATGCCCATTTACcattttttcaagttaaaatgtAATACACAGGTTAGGTGGCTCATTTCAGCTTTGCCAgcacatttttgtttcttgcagGGAGATCCATTTAGAGATTTGGGAGCCCAATTACAATCAGCCAATTGAGTGGAAAGCTTGGAATCAGCAAAGGCAATAATTATCTTAAAAGCTGctcttattaataataatagcagccaCCTCCATTGGATGTCGATCTCCACTCATTGGTCAGGGTACCCGTTCTTGAGAGTGCTTAAGCAAACTGCTATTTCTCTCTTTTGATGAAGCAGCAAAGTGCACATGGTGAGTTACACACTTTAAATAGGTACGTTGTATGCAATATGAATAATACTCTAATAAAGCTGCCCTGGTTTTAACATTTCCAGAGTTTCTTTGTATGCAAAATTTTTACACATAAGGAGGGTTATGTTTAGGGAATCAACAAATGGTCTCAGATTAATAACAAAATGGATGGGCTTTAAGAGCACTATGCTAAGTAAGATACACCAcaccgagaaagacaaatactgcatgatatcccttatatgtgaaatctaaaaaagctgaacttgttaaagtagaatggtggttaccaggggctggggatgggggaatTAGGGAGATGTTTAAGAGTACAAACTTGTGACTAGTAAATAAACAAGTCCTGGATATTTAATACACAACACAGGAATTATAGTGAATAATGTATTACACACGTCAAAGCTGCTAAGACACTAGGTCTTAATTtttctcaacacacacaaaaaaatagtaattatgtgACAATAAAAGTGTTAGGTAATGCTATTAATCATACCGCAACACATAAATTTATCAAACCAACACCTTGTATATTTCACACTTAACGTAATTTtatcaattgtatctcaataaaataacTAAATGGTCTCAGTCCATATTtgtatctcaaataaaataactaaaataaaataactaaatggTCTCAGTCCATAAACTCATTCTGTGAAAGAGTAGCTCCATAAACCACTTTTCAGGTAAGATGTTAAAAAGTTTAGTTAGAAGTTCATTGTAAAATTTAAGTTTCAActgaatttcatttcttcctaatTACCCTCACCTGAAATATTTCAACCATAccaacaagaaagaaaagccaaccAAACCATCCACTGGAATAGTACTACTCAAAGTGCGGTCtatggaccagcagcatcagcaccacctgaaacattgttagaaatgcaaattcttagtcTCCACAACAGACCTCCTAAATTAGAATCTCTCGGGATGGAGTTGAACAATATGTGTTTTAACCACCTGTCTACGTGAGGCCTACGTACACTGAAGTTTGTAAACCACTGCACTAGACTATTCAAGATCTAAGAAAATGGTATATGATAGCTACACCACCTCTACTTTTTTTACTTAGtcaaataatgaaaacattatctTAATTTCACATCCAGAGTCTAGTGTCTGTGaataaaaccttagaaaaaaatatgtgctaGGGAAATACGCCATTTTAATTTCATAGAACAATCTAGCAGTTCCTCCAAAGTTCATTATAATGGAATTTTACATGTATAtccaatttcaaaacaaaaaaaaaccctactacaTGAGTATTAAAATACACTTTCTAGCAATTCTGAAACAATACTGTAGCTTACCTTGTATTGCTCATTGGGACCCAGTTTGTTCCAGGGTTCTGGGTTATTCTTCCTATCCCAACTAAAAGGAACAAATATTGTAATTGTTATAgtaataaaactatttaaaatagttttgtaCTTCCTAAGAAGCCAGTATTTTGAATAGATCTCATTTTCTATTAGAGTAAGTATGGTGTTGTTTTCATTAGAGCTGAAGCAGAGATAGGCTCTATAATTAGCAAAATCATGTCATCAATTAGAAAAAAGGGTAcagcactactgggtatttagtgAAGTAGtggaaagaaggggcacctgcaccccaatgttcatagcaacaatgtccacaatagccaaactgtggagggagCTGAAacgtccttcaacagatgaacagataaagaaaatgtgattcataaatacaacagaatattactcagccatcagaaaggatgaatacctaccatttacatcaacatggatgaaactgaagggtattatgctaactgaaataagtcaattggagaaagacaattatcatattgcatcactcatatgtggaatataagaaatagcacagaggatcataggggaagggagggtaaactgaatgggaagaaatgagagagggagacaaaccatgagagactcttgacgccaagaaacaaactgagggctgtggaaagggaggtggcgGGGGTGGGTAAcagggtggtgggcattaaggagggcatgtgatgtgatgagcaccgggtgttatacgcaactaatgaatcactgaacattacaccaaaaactaatgatgtactatatgttgactaattgaatttaaattaaaaaaaaaaaaaaagaagaaagggtagAACACACGGCCTCTGGGACAGTGAATGTCCCTATCCCTGTCACAGGAAACTCTAAACTTGGCTTTTAGTAAAGAAGTGATATACAGAAAAGTATACATAATAACAATAAATCTTTTTGTTGCCTGTTGTTCTCCAAGTTCAAAAAGAAGCATTcctaggacacctgggtggctcagtaggttaagtgtctgccttcagctcaggtcatgatcccagagtcctgagatggagcccagcatcaagCTCCTtactcaatggggagcctgcatctccctctgcttgccgctccccctgcttgtgctctctctctgacaaataactaaataaaatctttaaaaaaaaaaaaaaaagcattccttATTGAGGAAAAGCAGGCAAAAACCATTTACATGTATCAGCAACCCTgattaagtattttataaaaatagttatCTCAATTCTCACAAGATTCTAAATAGATATTAGCAGTTCTACTCTACcgatgagaaaaatgagactcagagaaattTAGACAATTTTATGAACCAAGAAAAGTAAATGACAACAGCAGAACTAGAATCTGAACTTCCTATACACGACTACAAAACTTAGGCTCTATTACTTGATGTTGCCTCCCTGAAGATTATGGCTTCTAAACCAGCTGTAGACCATCAgagttataaaatttttaagtacttaCCTGACATCTGGATTGAACAACGCCAGGCGCAAGACATACAGCGCTGCTCCAGTACCTCCGGCCCCAATAAATATGAAGAGGGGGATCAACTAGAATCAAACACAAAATAGACAAGAATTAACTGCCAGCTTCAAATACCTAAATACTGAAAAAATGAAAGGCTACAGTAGTTTCTACACACCAGTTATGAAGTCTCAAACTGCTATTTTTCggtcttgttttaaaattttaataaaggtAGACCTTATACTGAGGTAAGATTTCTTATAACTGtgttcaaaagaaagaaatggaatttctgaaaGATGTGAAGATGAATCTGGTTTCATGCAGAAAAACtcatattcaaatttttaaatttccagtaaAATATATCAAGTCTTCTTCACCTCTctaatatttatacattattctCATTGCATTTCCCGGCTTCCTTTCTCTCGAGGTTTGTAAAACAACTTCTTGGCCTGTCTTGTTACGAAAAGCATAAATTCTGtgaaattaaaatgttgaatGAGCAAAAAAAGCATGCCCATTACAAACATTGGTTACATGCATAAATCTCTGACAACATATTGCTACCAATGCTTAATGTGTAGTTACACAACGGGTTTAAGATAAAGACTGCGTAATTGAGTTTTAGGACAACACATTGATATGGTGCGGAGAAAATTGAGATACAAAAGAACTTAACTGCGAGTCACCTCTGCGCTACCGAACTCCCCCAAAATCTAAAGACGTCAAGACAAACTGAGGATTCCAAGATTATAGACCTTTGTAATTGCCACAAGGCCTGGTGGTGCAATGCAGGGAGCACTAAATCTTTGAGATGGCATAACAAATAGAAAACCTGACCTGCTGGTCTCCAACCCACACTGGGCACAACTATCCCTCGGCCCAACCAACACACCAGAGGGTGCAACCAGCAGGCTGTTCCAACATTCACCAGTTTATTTTCCTCGAAGGTATCCCTCACCTTCCGCCTGCCAGCCTAAACCCCTCAAAGCACGGCGTGGTCAGAGCTCGAGGGCCCGGAGCAATTAGGAGGACAGCATAAGTGAAGCAGGGTACACCCCAAGAACAGTGAAGGAGGAAGCCCCCAGAAGGTAAGGAAGCCGCAGCCGGTGACAGGATGGACAAGTGAAGACACTGCGAAAGGGGTCACGAACTTACGCTCGGGTGCTTCTTGGCCTGACCGATAATCTGGCGTAACATGGTTGCGGCAGAGGCCTCCTGTCCAggagaggaaaaaaccaaaagtGGAAGGCCCGGCACTAACTAAACCCTACACCGAGGATGAACGGACGTCCAAAGTCACCCAGAACCTCCTACCTGAAGGACCCCTGGCACGGAGGGCAGTCTGCGGCACGAGGGCCCGGATGCGACTGTCCTTAACAGTGCCTGCCTTGACCCAGCGCCTTATGCGTCCGCTCTAACCTGCCCAGACCCTTAGCATTCCAGTCCCAGGCGAAACATTCTCACTCCTGTCCTATATATGCTTCTGACCGGTAACTTTTGCTTCGAAATTTGAACACTTTGATTGACTAGACAGGCACTTTCTCGGTAAGACTCGCGTTGAGACATGGGATGGGTGGGGTCTTCTTGGGAGGCGCGGGCGAGCCTGTCCGCGCGCGCTAAGGGGTTGAGGGCGCGCGTGCTGGGCGCGCGCTTGCCGGCCCTGAAGGTCGCTGAGGGAGCTGCACGGCGCCTGCGGCTGCTGAGCGTCCGGCGCCTGGAGAGCAGGTCGAGTCTCTTGCTGCTAAGGTCAGCGACTGTGGTTTAAGACTGCAGCTGCTTCCTGTGTTAGACTGTCGCTAACGGGCAGAAGTTAAAAACTAGTAAATGACTTGACGATGGCAGTAGCCCTCTCAACGTATGTAATCTCTAAATCCCCAGGTTCTGGCTCTGGATTTAATGTTCAATGGCATACCCTTATACCCTGTCCCGGGACCCGAAATTGCATTCTTAAAAGGTATTTTGAGTGCTCCTGTTCCTACACATATCTTACAGTACTCTAACacaattttcatttatctgttgtttttattttttttatctgaaagtCATAACATGGGACTGGCTTCCGGGGTCTCGGGACAATCTGAACCCTCTCCAATATCCTACGTAGTTTTAAGCATTAATCGACTCATCACTCCAGTGATTGGGACTGAGAAGACTAGGACAAGGCTCCTTCGAAAAAGCAAAGTGAAACTGAAAGGAGAAGTAAACATTGACCAAGTTAAAACGGATGATGCAGGTGTACATAATAGTGTTAGTAAGTGTGACAGGCTGAAACTGGAGAGATCCTTCTGAAAAGCGGAAGGAGGTCTGGCATGGTTGGAACTTGAAGagggagagcagggtggggatCAGATCTGCTGGGCTAGTGACCACTTAAACATCAAGGGTTTTATGCTGAGAGCATTAGGAAGttatgcaaataaataagtaaataaaagagttGCTGTGGTTGTAAACGATTGCTTTGTCCATGAAGAATGGATTAGAGGACAAAAGCATCAAAGGGGAGTGGATGGTCAAGGGCCATGGTAGTAGTCCTTGCGAGAGATATAGTGTCTTGGACCAGTGTGGGCAGTGTGATGATGTAGAAAGGATTGCAGACATTGGTCGAAAGTGAGGcagtgaggagaaggagaagcccaaGATATTTTCAGAGGTTCAGTTTTGATTGGCTGTGTGGATGTTGATGCCAATTATTGCGATAAGAAACAATAGAGAATGATGgatatgtatttatgtaaaatacaaaTCTCTAGGTCAGAAGAGAGATCAgactagaaaaatatatatcatagtTGTCTAAATTAGATGTAAGTTGTACTGCAAATAGCTCTAAAAATGTCTAAGCAGTGTATCAATAGCACCCCCCAAAAATGATTTCTCTTGCAGAGTTTCTCTGTAAATTCAAGCCTAGAAAATTCTGGAAGGCAGAGTGATTATGTGTTGTTATTAATGTGTGACAGTAAAAAAAATGGCttctttaaagaagaataatTTGGTAAGTGAGCCGTGGAATATGATAATAATGCAAATTGAAGGCAGAATCTTATATTTTTTACTCTGTTTGCATTTaggcatttaattatttttctagcaGATAAATTGACAACTGTAGTTGTTTTTCTGATAACACAAATACAAATTATACCTTCACTTGTTAATGAAGATTCTGCAGCTATCcttaatctaaaaataaatatgttcttcCACTAGTATAATGGTTACTTAGCATAAActgtatttaattataaaatttctattagaaaaatgagaacatattCTGGGCTGTGAAAGTTTACTTCCACTGTTGTAAATCTCAAAGCTTCACATACTGCCATTAGTTTAAATTAAATACCTTAAGAACTTTATGTACAAAATTCAATGAatactgaaaagcaaagaaactctaacaatgtatttatttatttatttattttattaaagatttatttatttgaaggagagaaagagagagcatgcacaagggggtggaggggtagagggaaaaggagagaatctcaggctgacttctggctgagtgtggagcctgaccagggctggatcccacaaccctgaggtcatgacctgagctgaaatcaagagtctgacatttaaccgactgagccacccaggtgccccaaaactctAACAATTTGAAATAGTGACACTCATTTTCACTGAAACTTCCTGGTTAAACAATATTTTAGGAAAACTGCATATTTACAATTTTTGGAAAATTATACCATACCCCTAGAtcttcaaattaaatttttttttagaatagctACGTTCTATTCTTCTGTTATTTATTATCTCTCTGAAATTTCTATCTTCTGTatgaatccattcattcattcattcattaaacatatATTAAATGACCACTGTATATTGCTCCTCATGCTGGGTGCTTAGGATAAGAAGAATAACACATTGCTTTCTTCAACATCTTCAAGTCTAGTGGGGCTAGTGGTATCATTATTACAAAGCTTTATGACAAGTGCTACAGTAGACACTGATATATGACTTAGGCTACTGGATATATAGTGTCCTAACCAAGATCaagaatataaattcatttttggaAATGTTAAGAAAAGTCTGGTATACCTCTAAAATATCCAATTAGAGATGTTCTGAAGGCTGGCAGAAGCATCACTCTTCAGCTCAAGAGAGAAGTTTGGTCTAGAGGTACCATTTAAAAGGAAAGGGGATATAGGTGACAGTTATTGGAAACTGATGAGCTTGTCCATGAAGAATGTGTGTGAAGGAAAGTATAATGAGAGAAGAGTGTTAATGCTAAAACCCTAAAATAGGGACCAGGCCAGGAGGGAGGAATCAGAACAGCAAAGTTAGATCAAGTCAGAAATGGAGGCAAATAAATATACCATTCAGGGCTtagccagagaaacagaactccTAGAAAATATGCGTACATAATAAGGAATTTATTACAAGGAACTGACATTATGCAATCATGGGAGCAGTATCTTATTGCAGTCTGAAGTCAACAGGAGAGGCAGTCAGTAAGGGAAGAGGAACGTGAAGTCAGAAGCAAAGATAACATTAGAAGTGGGGACAGGTGGAACCCATGGAGACAGAGAGACCCTATTTCTAGAGCCCTTTGTCACAGAATTAGATATAAACGTAGTTCAGGAATATAGAAACTAAAGAAGGAAtttggcaagaaaagaaaaaataagagatgcCCTAGGGGAATCTCATGCATTCCGGACATATTCCTCTTTGCCATCATTGAGTTGTAGTATCCCAATTTCCCCATGCTAATCAAAATCAACCACCCAAGCTAATAGAGTaatagaattttctttccttgaaattATGACTTCTAAACCAGCAAAGCCACAGTTGCAGGGATGGTAAATCAGAATTTTACTAGTGGATCACTAGGGAAAGTAAGAAGAACCACTTCCATATTGTCTCTCACGACTGTCCTTCAGAGTCAATCCAAAGTGGGACTACAGTACTACATCTGTCTACTTTGGAATATTGATAGCACTTTATACAGAACAATCTGTAAACCAGGCTCAAATATGTCTTTCTTAGTTAATTGTTCATAGGCAATGCTCCATTACCATAGGTGCAGGTTGAGAGGGGAGTATAGAACACGGACATGGAACTTATGCTTTCAGGACCTACTCAAATCCATCAGGTGATGGTTTCCATTTGGTGATGAAATGCTGCAGTGCATATTCAATATTATAGCTTCGTTGGTCAGATAAGACCCAGTTCATGGTAGATAACCGAGGTAGCATGGTAATTTGCTTCCAGCACCAACAGATTTGCTAGGTTATACATCTCAGGTGAAGAACAATTTGCAGGGGAGCCCAGACCTGTTGCAGGATCCTGCCCAAAACTAGCAGCTTTTCAAGTTGCTCAGTAAATGGGTCAGGGTAGCACACACAGATCATGTAATTGTTGCCTCCAAAATTCAAAGAGGCCCACATAGTAGAAAGCTTCTTTGTGATAAGAGGAGCCAGATGCAATAATCTGCCCTTTACTTTTAAAGAGCTATGTTGACATGTCCCAGACTGCTGGAACCCTAGAAATTTCACTGAGGTGGCAGAAACCTGATTTTTGGCCAGATTTACTTTCTACCATCTGGCCTATAATTATCTTACCTATGTCCTAAGTAGTTGTTACTTCTTTCTTACTAGGTCCAATTACCATGATACCATCAATGTAACTGACCAACATGAATTTCTGTGGAATAAAGAGGTGATCAAGGACCCTGTAATAGGACTGCAGAGTTGATGTATCCATGAGGTAAGACAGTCAAAGTATGTTACTCATCTGCAGAGAGCAAACTACCGTTTTGGTCTTTAAAAACAGCTATATATATGAAAGCATTCACTAGtccaaaattaaggtgtcagcagattTGGTCCCCAgtgagaaccctcttcctggCTGGCAGATGGAGGCCATcatcacttgacagagagagtgagctctggcctctctttttcttataaagatactaaccccatcatgggggctccaccctcatgatctcatctacacctaattacctctcaaaggccctatctccaaatactgtcacattggggtgtagggcttcaacatataaaggGGGGCACACAATTATTCAGTCCATAATAACTACCAAACCTTCAAAGTATAGATAATTCTTATGCTATTAAATTTGTCCCATATCTTTGAAAAAGGAATCTTCCAAATTCACATTACAAAATAAGCATTAACCTCATAATAAAACTTGACAAGAAGAGTCCACCCATGTTTCCTTTAATCCCAACCAGTCTAATAACAACAGTTTTATCAAAGAAATATCAGATCCCTCATCTATGGGGCCCTAGTGAATATGAGTTAAAATTATTGATTTAGAAATTGCTCAAAAACTTTCACCACCAAGATTGGCAGACTACGTTATTTGGTCAATGCAGACTATCTTTTTGTGTACAAAGATATTGAAGACTGTGGAGGGTTGAATAATGTCCATTGACATTATTTGTGAatacctggaacctcagaatatgAAGTTATTTGGAattagggtcattgcagatgtaattagttgagGTCATACTTAATTAGAATTAGTTAAGGTCGTACTTAATTAGAataggccctaaatccaatgactgatttttttataagaaaagaagggaagacatAGATACACAGAAAAATCCATGtaaagacagagatagagattgGAGTCTTGCAACAAGCCCAGGAACACCAGGAGCCACTAGgaactggaagaggcaaggaaagattctcccctagagtttTTGGAGGAAATGTGGCCCTGTCAACActttcatttcagatttctgacctccagaactgtgagaaaataaattcctactATTTTAAGTCACCCAATTGTAATAATTTTTAtggtaaacttttaaaaaataaggcagaTTTTGGTACCAGAAGTGAGTTGCTCCTGTAACAAATACCTGGAAAAGAGGAAATGCCTTTGGAATTGAGTAATGGGTAGAAGCTGGAAGAATTTTGAAGTGCATGATAGAAAAATCCTAGATTGCCTTAAAGAGACAATTGGTAGAAATACAGACATCAAAGGCAGTTCTGGTGATGGTTCCGTTGGAAAAGAGGAACACAGTAGAGAAAGCTTCTATCATCTTAGAGAATATGCATATTGTCACTAACAGAATATTGGTAGAATTATGAATATTAAAGTTGCTTCTGGtgacagaaagaaatgaggaacatGTTATTGGCCTTTGTAAGAAAGGTGACCTTTTTATAAGTGGCAGACAACTTGGCTAAATTGTGTCCTTTTGTTGGGTATAAAGTAAAATTGGTCGATGATGAATTTGGATATTTAGCTGAGGAGATTTCCAAGTAAAGTGTTAAAGGTACAACCTTGCTTCTTCTtgctaattataataaaatgcaagaggaaaagaataaagaagtaaCTGTTAAGCAAAATGGTGATAGTGCAAGAGACATACGTGATAGCATCCAAGATACGTGAAATCCAAGTCCTGAAGAAGACTAAGAtactgaggcaaaaaaaaaaaaaaaattggaaatataaTAACAAAGATTGTTTCAAATCTGATGTAGGATATCAAACTAAAGATTCAAAAGACTCCATTAAGTATCCtatagaagagaagaaaaccagaCTTAAATACATTGCTGATGAGAGTATAAATTGGTACTACACTTAGAAAATCTGCTTGACTTTTTGTACCAAAGTTGAATATTTGAATACTATCCAGTATTCACTCTGAGATATAAACCCAACAGTAATGTGTGCTTATGTGTACCAAGAGACACAAACAAGAATGCATATAgaatcattatttataatagccttGAACTGGAAAGAGCAAAAATGTTTATCAAGggcaaacgaataaataaatgtagtacATTCAAGCATGGGATTCCACATTGCAAATGAACTACGAGTACACATAACAACATAAATGATTCtcacaaaaaacaaatatcagtacaaaaagaaaaaaaaacagaaacaaaacaacacataCTGTGTGCgtccatttatataatatttaaaagtagTATTAGACTCAGGATAATGACTAACTTTATAGGAAGTAAGGAGTATTAATTGAGGAGGCTCGAgagaggcttcttttttttttttttttgattttattaatttatttaacagagatagagacagccagcgagagagggaacacaagcagggggagtgggagaggaagaagcaggctcatagcagaggagcctgatgtggggctcgatcccataacgccgggatcacgccctgagctgaaggcagacgcttaacaactgtgccacccaggcgccccaagagagagGCTTCTTTGGTCTTGGCatggtgagttttttttttcttaagatttatttatttacttgagtgagagagagagagagagagatagagaaacagaggcagagtgagagggagaagtaaactccctgctaagcagagagcctgacaaggggctcaatcccaggacctgagatcatgacctgagctgaaggcagaggcttaactgctgagccaaccaggtacccctTGGCATAGTGTTTAGAAAGGTGTTTGCTTCTTGATGATCCTTTGatctgtacttttatttatttttcacttttctttgttatattttgCAATAATTTCTTAACTGAATTGTATAGATTTAGAACCATGTTAGGGAGTTTGCTTATGATTGTCACTTAAATAtctgatggattaaaaaaagaacagaaggtatcatttatgcatttttgtttgtttgaaagctCCTCTGCAGCTTTTGAGTTGATGACACGAAACCTGTCTCTAACTAACCTTATTTGTCTCTCTAACATCCAGTATTGTACATTTTATGATGTTGCATCACTGATGCTGTCTTTGCCCATCTGCTTTGCTTTCTTGGGACTTGCCCCTTGTGAAACACAGCTCCATAGACTGCCATTCATATgcactgaaaaataattgaatacCTTAGCTTGTCTAAGAGATCTGTCTAATAAACAACTATTACAGCAAATATTGAAGTACTCACCTctcacttttatcttttttcttttttcttttttttttttttaagattttatttatttatttgacagagagagacagccagcgagagagggaacacaagcagggggagtgggagaggaagaagcaggctcttagtggaggagcctgatgtgggactcgatctcagaacactgggatcacgccctgagctgaaggcagatgcttaaccactgcactacccaggcgcccctatcttttttTCATACAGAACAAATACTGATAACATTTCACAGTATcatgttagttttttaaaaagctatgttACTATGTGAATGAATCATGAAAACACTGTGCTTGATTAAAGAATCCAGACACATGAgaccacacattttttttattccatttatgtgaaatatctagaatagccaaatccatacagacagaaagtaaattattgATTGGCAGGGACTAGGAATAGGGGAAATTGAAGTAACTGCTACTGGGTATGAAGTTTCTTTCTGGAGTAAgtaaatgttctagaattaggtAGCGGTAATTGTTGTACAACTTTTGAATATGCTAAAAACTGCTGAATTTTACACCacaaaagggtaaattttatggtatgtgaattatatctcaataaagccgtTATAAAAACTCAGCCCTGAGctaagcaccttttttttttttttaaaaaaaaaggtctatttatttattttagagggagagagtgcagaacagggggaagggcagagggaaaggggaagcagactccctgctgaggtcaATTTCTGATggcagatcatgacctgagccaaaaccaatagtCCGGCACtaaagtgactgagccacccaggtatcccaagtaccatttttaaaaaaagtaacttgttggagtgcctgggtggcgcagacgttaagcgtctgcctatggctcaggctgtgatcccagtgttctgggttcaagccccgcatcaggctcctcggctggtagcctgcttcttcctctcccacttctccctgcttgtgttccctctctcgctggcagtctctctct
The sequence above is a segment of the Ursus arctos isolate Adak ecotype North America unplaced genomic scaffold, UrsArc2.0 scaffold_3, whole genome shotgun sequence genome. Coding sequences within it:
- the NDUFA4 gene encoding cytochrome c oxidase subunit NDUFA4; this encodes MLRQIIGQAKKHPSLIPLFIFIGAGGTGAALYVLRLALFNPDVSWDRKNNPEPWNKLGPNEQYKFYSVNVDYSKLKKEGPDF